The following proteins are co-located in the Manduca sexta isolate Smith_Timp_Sample1 unplaced genomic scaffold, JHU_Msex_v1.0 HiC_scaffold_63, whole genome shotgun sequence genome:
- the LOC115451563 gene encoding lysosomal alpha-mannosidase — MKRILDFTISELWAHEERKFTFSDMPYFFHWWANRDGTVRRMVYQLLRQGRLHFVGGGWGMVDEATTNYHAVVDQFTYSLRKLNATFLDCGLPLVSWQADSFGHSKEIASMMALMGFDGHFINPISFDDELARMRRKGMEFLWRGNDDIGAETDIYTHKLFDGYWSPPGFCFGTTCNDPLLVTSDTMFKNVEERVDFFIKSMQHRQSPYYATKNVMVMMGKRMGYYDASVWFANIDKLINEVNQKSYSTGANLHLFYSTPACYLKAVHRENPQLETKQDDFLPLAYDKFSHATGMYTSRPTLKYVAREGHLYLLVAKQLQLFARLWSNNKIFEDLNWIVGVFQDHNIISGALREYVKDYYMEKMERAVQKATLLFKQAFNKLRKSSLYTLYHRCSFNISSCNNTESRQSFIVIYNPLAWNVTIPVRLPIQNVKYDVWDPNLKEITTSTIRIPQPVLDIPERRAVAEHELVFLADLPPLGFKSYFLRKQGRQQRSIIKKIKNTNKKYLIRQTSNLDIDDDSLLNVKDDYFYAEDVTEKPGAKIEFANVTKTGGRNFGVILTPKPRVESTTVRNITKDEVFYHYDEVTERIEETTVIVTEAVTTTKPKIMRKSEDTSEDSKDTFISNKYIRIDLDSFRKITKMTLSNGVSIPLDIQFFFYPSDQPMEMGRADKKKPGAYIFRPLDTKPEPILDYLDTKVYKTEVVEEIHCVYSNYTSFAMKLYVERPYVVLDWLVGPIPGQDGIGREVFIRYTTDLENEGVFYTDANGRQTIKRIRNIRPTYEPVNMDAIPGNFYPVTSKIHIEDPKKNIRFSIFNDRTQGGSSLHDGEIDLMVHRRVFTDDTGTQTWLNETEFGHGIIVRGQHVLYLSKADYKQNKIYEKILAKELAYPPPILVSTDSPYGYYSKTKWETEVNEFTAIKNKLPLGIHLLTTEEWNSGTLLLRLENYLEKSDTIKSGVKTVFIKDLFVNIKINDVQETTLSAHLWLKDWSPLIWNKKGKFVKNFNNFYGDFNGTSEYCEDEEVKKFEEVNFEKGIVLNPQQIRTFVVSFNYTGIKIGNVL, encoded by the exons GAAGCTCAACGCAACATTCCTGGACTGCGGATTGCCCCTAGTTTCCTGGCAAGCGGACTCCTTCGGACACTCAAAGGAGATAGCTTCCATGATGGCGCTCATGGGGTTTGACGGCCATTTTATCAACCCCATCAGCTTTGATGATGAACTAGCGCGCATGAGGAGGAAAGGCATGGAATTCTTGTGGAGGGGCAATGATGATATTG GAGCTGAAACTGACATCTATACTCACAAACTCTTCGATGGCTACTGGTCCCCTCCAGGGTTCTGCTTTGGGACTACCTGCAACGACCCCCTGCTGGTCACGTCTGACACAATGTTCAAAAATGTTGAGGAGCGg GTGGATTTCTTCATAAAGTCGATGCAGCATCGCCAGTCTCCGTATTACGCCACGAAGAACGTGATGGTCATGATGGGAAAGAGAATGGGGTACTATGACGCCAGCGTGTGGTTTGCAAACATCGACAAACTGATCAA TGAGGTGAACCAGAAGAGTTATTCTACTGGCGCGAACTTGCATCTCTTTTACTCGACCCCTGCTTGCTATTTGAAAGCTGTACATCGTGAGAA CCCTCAGTTAGAGACTAAACAGGACGACTTCCTTCCCCTGGCGTATGACAAGTTCTCTCACGCGACGGGCATGTACACTTCACGACCTACTCTCAAATACGTCGCCAGAGAGGGACATCTCTACTTACTG gTCGCAAAGCAGCTGCAACTTTTTGCTAGACTTTGgagtaataacaaaatatttgaagatctAAATTGGATCGTAG GAGTATTCCAAGACCACAATATAATATCAGGTGCTCTGAGAGAGTATGTTAAAGATTACTACATGGAGAAAATGGAGAGAGCTGTGCAAAAAGCAACTTTGCTGTTCAAACAGGCTTTCAA CAAGCTGAGGAAGAGTTCGCTATACACGTTGTATCACAGATGCTCGTTCAACATTTCGAGTTGTAACAACACAGAATCGAGGCAAagtttt attgtaatttataacCCGCTTGCATGGAACGTAACAATTCCAGTCAGATTACCGATTCAGAACGTGAAGTATGATGTCTGGGATCCTAATC TGAAAGAAATCACCACTTCAACGATAAGAATTCCTCAACCAGTTCTAGATATACCGGAGAGGCGAGCTGTAGCGGAACACGAATTAGTTTTCCTAGCAGACCTACCTCCTTTGGGTTTCAAATCGTACTTCCTAAGAAAGCAAGGTCGCCAACAAAGATCGATAATAAAgaaaatcaaaaacacaaataagaaaTACTTGATTCGACAAACAAGTAACCTGGATATAGATGATGACTCCTTGTTGAACGTCAAAGATGATTATTTCTATGCTGAAGACGTAACAGAGAAACCTggagctaaaattgagtttgcCAATGTAACCAAGACTGGAGGGAGGAATTTTGGAGTCATCCTCACTCCAAAACCAAGGGTAGAAAGTACTACAGTTCGTAACATAACGAAAGACGAGGTATTTTATCATTACGATGAAGTAACTGAGAGAATAGAGGAAACAACAGTGATTGTAACTGAGGCAGTGACGACAACTAAAccgaaaataatgagaaaatctGAAGATACCTCGGAGGATTCTAAAGAtacgtttatttctaataaG tacATCCGCATAGATCTAGACTCGTtcagaaaaataacaaaaatgacgCTCTCCAATGGAGTTTCCATTCCCCTGGACATCCAATTCTTCTTCTACCCATCAGACCAGCCCATGGAGATGGGGAGAGCTGATAAAAAGAAACCAGGGGCTTACATATTCCGGCCATTGGATACAAAACCAGAACCGATTTTAGACTATTTGGATACAAAGGTCTATAAAACAGAAGTCGTTGAGGAAATACATTGTGTATATTCGAATTATACTTCTTTTGCGATGAAACTTTATGTGGAAAGACCTTATGTGGTGTTAGATTGGCTTGTAGGGCCTATACCGGGTCAAGATGGTATTGGTAGAGAAGTTTTTATCAG gtACACAACGGATTTGGAGAACGAAGGAGTTTTTTATACAGACGCTAATGGACGACAGACTATAAAAAGGATAAGAAATATTCGGCCAACTTATGAACCAGTGAATATGGACGCAATACCAG GTAACTTCTACCCGGTAACATCAAAAATACACATAGAAGACCCAAAAAAGAACATACGATTCTCAATTTTTAACGATAGGACCCAAGGAGGTTCGTCATTACATGATGGTGAGATTGACCTTATGGTCCACAGAAGAGTATTTACTGACGACACTGGAACCCAAACATGGCTGAATGAGACTGAATTTGGCCATGGAATTATAGTTAGGGGCCAACATGTTTTATATCTTTCTAAGGCTGATTATAAgcagaataaaatttatgaaaagatTTTGGCCAAAGAATTAGCTTATCCACCTCCTATCTTGGTTTCAACAGATAGTCCATACGGATATTACTCAAAAACAAAATGGGAAACGGAGGTCAATGAATTTACAGCGATAAAAAACAAACTGCCTTTAGGAATTCATCTTTTAACCACAGAAGAATGGAATTCTGGAACATTGTTATTAAGACTAGagaattatttagaaaaatctgATACTATCAAAAGTGGAGTTAAAACTGTGTTTATCAAAGATTTGTttgtgaatataaaaattaatgatgtACAGGAAACCACGTTAAGCGCCCATTTGTGGCTGAAAGATTGGTCGCCTTTGATTTGGAACAAAAAAGGAAAGTTTGTTAagaactttaataatttttatggtGACTTCAATGGCACTTCGGAGTATTGTGAAGATGAAGAAGTTAAGAAGTTTGAAGAAGTGAATTTTGAGAAAGGAATAGTTTTGAATCCACAACAAATAAGAACTTTTGTCGTCTCGTTTAATTATACTGGTATTAAAATTGGAAATGttctataa